A DNA window from Christiangramia salexigens contains the following coding sequences:
- a CDS encoding type I restriction enzyme HsdR N-terminal domain-containing protein translates to MQKLNFPPYSFRFKNSQNKISVFDELRKKFVILTPEEWVRIHCVQFLNNEKNYPQSLINVEKQIKIAGLTKRYDIVVFDPGGTINIIVECKAPSIKISQDTFDQIARYNLNLKADFLMVTNGLDHYFCKMDYENETYIFLKDLPEYSRI, encoded by the coding sequence ATGCAAAAACTGAATTTCCCTCCTTATTCGTTTCGGTTCAAAAATAGTCAAAATAAAATATCCGTTTTTGACGAATTGAGGAAAAAATTTGTGATCCTTACGCCCGAAGAATGGGTTAGAATACATTGTGTGCAATTTTTAAATAATGAAAAAAACTATCCACAAAGCCTGATAAATGTTGAAAAACAAATAAAGATCGCAGGCCTCACCAAGCGCTACGACATTGTTGTGTTCGACCCTGGTGGCACTATTAATATAATAGTTGAATGCAAGGCGCCTTCAATTAAGATCTCTCAGGATACTTTTGATCAAATAGCCAGATACAATCTAAACTTAAAGGCCGATTTTCTTATGGTCACCAATGGTCTGGATCATTATTTTTGCAAAATGGACTACGAAAACGAAACCTATATCTTTTTAAAAGATCTTCCCGAATATTCCCGAATATGA
- the menA gene encoding 1,4-dihydroxy-2-naphthoate octaprenyltransferase: MGKFSSWISAARLRTLPLSISGIFVGSSIAAQNGYFDIAIFSLALGTTLGLQILSNFANDYGDGIKGTDNEDRIGPERAIQSGLISHREMKQAMFVTAVATLFLAILLIYASFGGEKLLSSLVFFLLGIASIIAAIKYTVGDSAYGYKGLGDVFVFIFFGLVAVYGSYYLYSHDHNLVSLFPAISIGLLSSAVLNVNNLRDMDSDKKAGKITLVVMLGKKRARDYHYFLIIGALFFLVVYSALTSYELNNLIYLVAFIPLLFHLKRVVKNTDPTLLDPELKVVALSTFAISILFALGLLW, encoded by the coding sequence ATGGGAAAATTTTCATCCTGGATCAGCGCCGCGAGGCTAAGAACACTTCCTTTGTCCATTTCGGGGATCTTTGTTGGTAGTAGTATCGCAGCACAAAACGGATATTTTGATATAGCTATTTTTAGTCTGGCATTAGGAACAACACTTGGTTTACAGATCCTGTCGAATTTTGCGAACGATTATGGAGATGGAATAAAAGGCACAGATAATGAAGACCGGATTGGTCCTGAGCGCGCCATTCAGAGCGGACTTATTTCTCACAGGGAAATGAAACAAGCGATGTTCGTGACAGCTGTTGCGACATTATTTCTGGCCATTTTATTGATCTATGCGTCATTTGGTGGAGAAAAATTGCTTTCATCTCTGGTGTTCTTTTTACTTGGAATAGCATCTATAATAGCAGCGATAAAATATACTGTGGGAGATTCTGCCTACGGTTATAAAGGCCTTGGGGACGTTTTCGTATTCATATTCTTTGGTTTGGTGGCGGTATATGGATCCTATTATCTATATAGTCATGATCATAATCTGGTTAGCTTGTTTCCTGCAATTTCTATTGGCTTGCTGAGCTCTGCAGTACTCAATGTGAATAATTTAAGGGATATGGACTCCGATAAAAAAGCAGGGAAGATAACTTTAGTCGTTATGCTGGGTAAGAAGAGAGCCAGGGACTATCATTATTTTCTCATCATTGGTGCACTCTTTTTTCTTGTAGTTTATTCTGCATTAACCTCTTATGAGTTAAACAATCTTATTTATTTAGTTGCCTTTATTCCGCTATTATTCCATTTAAAAAGGGTGGTGAAAAATACCGATCCTACCTTGCTGGACCCTGAATTAAAAGTAGTGGCCTTGTCTACCTTTGCCATATCCATTTTATTTGCATTAGGCCTTTTATGGTAA
- a CDS encoding ATP-dependent helicase: MEAYLAELNDAQRAPVLQKEGPMIVIAGAGSGKTRVLTYRIAYLMDQGVDPFNILSLTFTNKAAREMKQRISKIVGSSEAKNLWMGTFHSVFAKILRFEGDKLGYPSNFTIYDSQDSQSVIRAIIKDFRLDKDVYKYKQVHNRISSYKNSLITVKAYFQNPELQEADAMSKKPRLGEIYKEYVDRCFKAGAMDFDDLLLKTNELLNRFPEVLQKYQNRFKYILVDEYQDTNHSQYLIVRALSDKFQNICVVGDDAQSIYAFRGANINNILNFQKDYDDVQMYRLEQNYRSTRNIVNAANSIIDKNQTKLDKIVWTANDDGPKIIVNRLLTDGEEGRYVASSIFENKMQNQMNNGDFAILYRTNAQSRAMEDALRKKDIPYRIYGGLSFYQRKEIKDVLAYLRLILNPKDEEALKRVINYPSRGIGQTTMDRLAVAANQHKRSIFEVIENLDKLDLKINRGTQTKLENFVNMIRSFAIMNETSDAFQVAETVTRKTGLVQELKKDGTPEGIARIENIEELLNGIRDFVEGQKELADATGSLSEFLEDVALATDLDKDTGDDDRVALMTIHLAKGLEFPFVYIVGLEEDLFPSAMSMNTRSELEEERRLFYVALTRAEKQAYLTYTLSRYRWGKLVDAEPSRFIEEIDDQYLDLMVPQDDYKYKPMIDTDIFGDEVDKSKLRQTKPKKGTPPPAHKPSEEQLRKLRKLKPAAQEPEKARNTIELIEGNEVEHMRFGKGKVLKIEGIGQDKKAEIDFEEGGIKNLLLRFAKLKVLS, encoded by the coding sequence TTGGAAGCTTATTTAGCTGAATTAAATGATGCACAAAGGGCGCCGGTGCTGCAAAAAGAAGGCCCCATGATCGTTATTGCCGGTGCGGGTTCCGGGAAGACAAGGGTGCTTACTTATAGGATCGCTTACCTGATGGATCAGGGAGTGGATCCATTTAACATTTTGTCCCTTACGTTTACCAATAAAGCGGCCCGTGAAATGAAGCAGCGTATCTCTAAGATAGTTGGGAGCAGCGAGGCGAAGAATTTATGGATGGGAACCTTTCACTCGGTCTTTGCAAAGATCCTGAGGTTCGAAGGGGATAAACTCGGTTATCCATCCAATTTCACTATTTATGACAGTCAGGATTCACAGAGCGTTATAAGGGCCATAATTAAAGATTTTAGGCTGGATAAGGATGTTTATAAGTATAAGCAGGTTCATAACCGCATCTCTTCTTACAAGAACAGTCTGATTACCGTAAAGGCTTATTTTCAGAATCCAGAATTGCAGGAGGCTGATGCCATGTCTAAAAAACCAAGGTTAGGTGAGATCTATAAGGAATATGTAGATCGTTGCTTTAAAGCAGGAGCCATGGACTTTGATGATCTTCTTTTAAAGACAAACGAGCTTTTGAATCGCTTTCCTGAAGTACTTCAGAAATACCAGAACAGGTTTAAATATATTCTGGTGGATGAGTATCAGGATACGAACCACTCTCAGTATTTGATCGTAAGGGCTTTGTCTGATAAATTTCAGAATATATGTGTTGTAGGGGATGATGCGCAGAGTATATATGCGTTTAGAGGTGCGAATATTAATAACATTCTGAATTTCCAGAAGGATTATGATGATGTTCAGATGTACAGACTAGAACAAAATTACCGCTCTACCAGAAATATCGTAAACGCCGCAAACTCTATTATAGATAAGAACCAGACCAAACTTGATAAGATTGTTTGGACTGCAAACGACGATGGTCCAAAGATCATTGTGAACAGGCTGCTTACCGATGGTGAAGAGGGGAGATATGTAGCAAGCTCCATCTTTGAGAATAAGATGCAGAACCAGATGAATAATGGCGATTTTGCCATTTTATACCGTACCAATGCTCAGAGTAGGGCAATGGAAGATGCTTTAAGAAAAAAGGATATCCCTTACAGAATATACGGTGGGCTCTCTTTCTACCAACGTAAAGAGATCAAGGATGTTCTTGCCTATTTAAGACTGATCCTTAACCCAAAGGATGAAGAAGCTTTAAAGCGTGTTATCAATTATCCTTCCCGCGGAATTGGGCAGACCACAATGGACAGGCTTGCTGTGGCAGCAAATCAGCATAAACGCTCTATTTTTGAGGTAATAGAGAATTTAGATAAGCTGGACCTTAAGATCAATAGAGGGACTCAGACAAAATTGGAAAACTTCGTGAACATGATCAGGAGTTTTGCCATAATGAATGAGACCAGTGATGCATTTCAGGTTGCTGAAACCGTAACAAGAAAGACCGGGTTGGTTCAGGAATTGAAAAAAGATGGTACACCAGAAGGAATTGCGCGAATTGAAAATATAGAGGAACTTTTAAATGGTATCAGAGACTTCGTGGAAGGGCAGAAGGAACTTGCAGATGCCACGGGATCGCTCTCAGAGTTTCTGGAAGATGTGGCTTTGGCTACAGATCTGGACAAAGATACCGGAGATGATGACCGTGTTGCCCTGATGACGATCCACCTGGCAAAAGGTCTTGAATTTCCTTTCGTTTATATCGTTGGACTCGAAGAGGATCTTTTCCCTTCAGCCATGAGTATGAATACCAGAAGTGAACTGGAGGAAGAAAGAAGACTGTTTTATGTAGCTCTTACCCGAGCAGAGAAACAAGCCTATTTAACGTATACTTTATCACGCTATCGCTGGGGAAAACTTGTAGATGCAGAGCCAAGTAGGTTTATCGAAGAAATAGACGATCAATACCTGGATCTCATGGTGCCGCAAGATGATTATAAATACAAGCCAATGATAGATACAGATATCTTTGGTGATGAGGTGGATAAAAGTAAACTAAGGCAAACCAAACCTAAAAAAGGCACTCCTCCGCCAGCACATAAACCTTCAGAAGAGCAATTGAGAAAGCTACGGAAGCTAAAGCCGGCAGCACAGGAACCTGAGAAGGCCAGAAATACCATAGAGCTTATTGAGGGTAATGAGGTAGAGCATATGCGTTTTGGAAAAGGTAAGGTCCTGAAGATCGAAGGCATAGGTCAGGATAAAAAAGCGGAGATCGATTTTGAGGAAGGTGGAATCAAAAATCTTCTACTGCGCTTTGCGAAACTGAAAGTGCTTTCCTAA
- a CDS encoding metal-dependent hydrolase yields MKITFYGQNTLALKIGDINIIVDPFITGNDLAKDKVDINKLKADYILLTHAHQDHILDAEAIAKNTGAMIVSNFEIAGHYEEMGFEVHPMNHGGSWDFEFGNLKYVNAVHTSSFPDGKYGGQPGGFVLEGEHKNIYIAGDTALTYDMKLIPMRTKLDLAVLPIGDNFTMGIEDAIVASDFIECDKILGCHYDTFGYIEIDHEEAKRKFYEKNKDLMLLDIGESIEL; encoded by the coding sequence ATGAAAATCACTTTTTACGGTCAGAATACTCTGGCGCTTAAAATTGGAGATATAAATATAATTGTGGATCCATTTATTACTGGCAATGATCTTGCTAAAGATAAAGTGGATATTAATAAGCTTAAAGCCGACTATATACTGCTTACTCATGCGCATCAGGATCATATCCTGGATGCCGAAGCAATTGCAAAAAATACCGGAGCAATGATCGTAAGCAATTTTGAAATAGCAGGTCATTATGAAGAAATGGGTTTTGAGGTGCATCCAATGAATCATGGAGGTAGCTGGGACTTTGAGTTTGGAAACCTTAAATATGTTAATGCAGTTCATACCAGCTCGTTTCCAGATGGAAAATATGGTGGACAACCCGGCGGGTTTGTATTAGAAGGTGAGCATAAGAATATATATATCGCCGGAGATACGGCTTTAACCTACGATATGAAGCTTATCCCAATGAGAACAAAGCTGGATCTTGCGGTTCTGCCTATTGGAGATAATTTTACTATGGGTATTGAGGATGCCATCGTTGCCAGTGACTTTATAGAATGTGATAAGATCCTCGGTTGTCATTATGATACCTTTGGATATATAGAAATAGATCACGAAGAAGCTAAGAGGAAATTCTATGAGAAGAATAAAGATCTCATGTTACTGGATATTGGAGAATCCATAGAACTTTAA
- a CDS encoding amidohydrolase, which produces MKKCTWILSIIFPGLIMAQGPVPETDFENIEEKVIEWRRDIHENPELSNREFKTAEKIAAHLESLGIETTTGVGKTGVVGILKGNNEGKTVALRADIDALPVTEKNDLEFKSEVQTEFLGSKTGVMHACGHDTHTAILMGVAEILSQHKDKINGTVKFIFQPAEEGPPPGEEGGASLMIKEGVLKNPDVDAIFGLHINAATPVGTIKYKPEGTMAAVERFVINVTGKQAHGSAPWSGVDPIMISAKIIDGLQTIISRNAELTESASVITVGKITSGVRFNIIPESAEMIGTVRTLDPASKELILKRMREMVPAIAKAYGGDASIEIQNNTAITFNDVALTNQMLPTLKSVAGEDNVTLMKATTGGEDFSFFQEEIPGFYFFLGGMPVNGEPTRHHTPDFYIDESGMLLGVKTMTQLTLDYLNN; this is translated from the coding sequence ATGAAAAAATGTACATGGATACTATCTATTATCTTTCCAGGATTGATAATGGCTCAGGGTCCGGTTCCGGAAACTGATTTTGAGAATATAGAAGAGAAGGTCATTGAATGGCGAAGGGATATCCACGAAAATCCTGAATTATCCAACAGAGAATTCAAAACCGCAGAAAAAATTGCTGCACATCTGGAAAGCCTCGGAATAGAAACCACTACCGGAGTTGGAAAAACTGGTGTTGTTGGAATCCTAAAAGGCAATAATGAAGGTAAAACTGTTGCCTTAAGGGCAGATATTGACGCGCTACCCGTTACAGAAAAAAATGATCTTGAATTCAAATCTGAAGTACAAACAGAATTCCTGGGATCTAAAACAGGAGTGATGCATGCTTGCGGCCATGATACGCATACAGCAATTCTGATGGGTGTTGCCGAGATCCTGTCTCAGCACAAGGACAAAATAAATGGAACGGTGAAATTCATATTTCAACCCGCAGAAGAAGGACCACCACCTGGAGAAGAAGGCGGTGCATCTTTAATGATAAAAGAAGGTGTACTCAAAAATCCGGATGTGGATGCCATTTTTGGATTGCATATAAATGCAGCTACCCCTGTTGGAACTATCAAATATAAACCGGAGGGAACAATGGCAGCAGTTGAGAGATTTGTAATAAATGTGACCGGGAAACAGGCCCATGGTTCGGCTCCCTGGAGTGGTGTGGATCCTATAATGATCTCCGCCAAGATCATCGATGGCTTACAGACCATTATAAGCCGAAATGCAGAATTAACCGAGTCTGCTTCTGTGATCACTGTTGGAAAGATCACAAGTGGTGTTCGTTTTAATATTATTCCGGAAAGTGCTGAAATGATCGGTACGGTAAGAACTCTGGATCCGGCAAGTAAGGAACTAATCCTAAAAAGAATGAGAGAAATGGTGCCTGCAATTGCCAAAGCCTATGGAGGTGATGCCAGCATTGAGATACAAAATAATACAGCGATCACTTTTAATGATGTGGCTCTAACCAATCAAATGCTTCCTACACTTAAATCTGTAGCCGGCGAGGATAATGTTACGTTGATGAAAGCCACGACCGGAGGAGAAGATTTTTCATTTTTTCAGGAAGAAATTCCAGGATTCTATTTTTTCCTTGGTGGCATGCCAGTTAACGGTGAACCAACCAGACATCATACACCAGATTTTTATATAGATGAAAGCGGGATGTTGTTAGGAGTTAAGACCATGACTCAGTTAACATTAGACTACCTCAACAATTAA
- a CDS encoding L-threonylcarbamoyladenylate synthase, with amino-acid sequence MAELLRIYDENPSPKHINKVVETLKRGGLIIYPTDTIYGLGCDITNTAALEKIAQIKNVKLEIANFSFVCEDLSNLSDYVKQIDTTTFKILKRCLPGPYTFVLPGGNNLPNVFKRKKTVGIRVPENNICRAIVKGLGNPIVSTSIRDEDEVLEYTTDPELIREKWDHLVDIVIDGGYGDNIPSTVIDLTTPEPEVIREGKGSLEIM; translated from the coding sequence ATGGCCGAATTACTGAGAATCTATGACGAGAACCCATCACCAAAGCATATTAATAAGGTGGTTGAAACCCTTAAGAGAGGCGGACTGATAATTTACCCAACCGATACCATTTACGGTCTGGGGTGTGACATAACCAATACCGCTGCTCTTGAAAAAATTGCCCAGATAAAGAATGTGAAGCTTGAAATAGCAAATTTTTCATTCGTATGTGAGGACCTTAGTAATCTTTCAGACTATGTAAAACAAATTGATACCACTACGTTTAAAATTCTTAAGCGATGTCTTCCCGGTCCTTATACTTTTGTGCTACCTGGGGGGAATAACCTGCCTAATGTATTCAAAAGGAAAAAAACCGTGGGGATCAGAGTCCCCGAAAATAATATATGCCGGGCGATTGTGAAAGGCTTGGGGAATCCAATAGTTTCCACATCTATAAGAGATGAGGATGAGGTTTTGGAATACACCACAGATCCAGAGCTTATTAGAGAGAAATGGGATCACCTCGTAGATATTGTAATTGATGGTGGATATGGAGATAATATTCCATCTACGGTCATAGATCTTACTACGCCAGAGCCGGAAGTGATAAGAGAAGGCAAAGGAAGTCTGGAGATCATGTAA
- a CDS encoding glycosyltransferase family 2 protein, with product MKVAVVILNWNGRDLLAQFLPSVIQHSADANIYIADNASTDDSVDFVKNEFPSVQIIRNDSNAGYAGGYNLALKELEEDIFVLLNSDVEVTENWLVPIKDIFRHEPGVAAVQPKILDFKRKEYFEYAGAAGGFIDRFGYPFCRGRIFQHLEKDNNQFNDDYIFWASGACLAVRKDAFNEVGKLDEDFFAHQEEIDLCWRLQNAGYRVKYTGKSTVYHVGGATLKELNPRKTFLNFRNSLFMLLKNIDSPKVYLILLFRMVLDGFAALKFLIEGNPLHFAAIFKAHLSFYKHFFRIYKKRKKPYKIRQYYKIDSVVYAHFIQRKNEYHELKK from the coding sequence ATGAAAGTAGCTGTAGTAATCTTAAACTGGAATGGCCGTGATCTTTTAGCCCAATTTCTTCCTTCTGTAATACAGCATTCGGCAGATGCCAATATCTATATAGCCGATAATGCATCTACAGATGACTCGGTGGATTTCGTGAAAAATGAATTTCCTTCGGTTCAAATCATACGGAATGACTCCAATGCCGGATATGCGGGGGGATATAATTTAGCACTAAAGGAGCTCGAAGAAGATATTTTTGTTTTGCTGAATAGTGATGTAGAAGTCACCGAGAATTGGTTAGTCCCTATTAAAGATATTTTTAGACATGAACCCGGGGTTGCTGCAGTTCAACCGAAGATCCTGGATTTCAAAAGGAAAGAGTATTTTGAATATGCCGGCGCAGCAGGTGGTTTTATTGATCGCTTTGGCTATCCTTTCTGTCGGGGCAGAATTTTCCAACACCTGGAGAAGGACAATAATCAGTTTAATGACGATTATATTTTCTGGGCTAGCGGAGCTTGTTTAGCTGTAAGAAAAGATGCATTCAATGAGGTTGGCAAACTGGATGAAGATTTTTTCGCTCATCAGGAAGAGATCGATCTCTGCTGGAGACTTCAGAATGCCGGCTATCGGGTAAAATACACTGGAAAATCCACTGTTTACCACGTTGGCGGAGCGACTCTTAAAGAACTGAATCCGCGTAAAACTTTCCTGAATTTCAGAAACAGCCTTTTTATGCTTTTAAAGAATATTGATAGCCCAAAAGTGTACCTGATTTTGCTTTTCAGGATGGTTTTGGATGGCTTTGCAGCACTTAAATTTTTGATAGAGGGGAATCCCTTACATTTTGCTGCAATTTTCAAGGCACATTTAAGCTTCTATAAACATTTTTTCAGGATCTACAAAAAGCGTAAAAAGCCTTATAAAATAAGGCAATATTATAAAATCGACTCCGTTGTATATGCACATTTTATACAGAGAAAAAATGAATATCACGAACTCAAAAAATAA
- a CDS encoding DsrE family protein, whose translation MKLKYSCLAVLFFAITSYAQQPVPGNLIAEYGKTFEVDSPGFKTDTTSKLKVVFDVNRSFDSTEPNKLIETAARFLNMHEKAGVDPKNMQVALVLHGKAVFEVLKDEYYKEKHAETDKNPNLPLIEILNQHGVQVIVCGQSAAHHGVTKLKADDNVKFALSAMTALVQLQNDNYRLINF comes from the coding sequence ATGAAACTAAAATATTCATGCCTTGCCGTACTATTCTTTGCAATCACCTCCTATGCTCAACAACCCGTGCCCGGAAATCTTATCGCGGAATACGGTAAAACTTTTGAGGTGGATTCACCAGGTTTTAAAACCGATACTACTTCCAAACTAAAAGTAGTTTTTGATGTTAACCGAAGTTTTGATTCAACCGAACCTAATAAACTTATAGAGACCGCAGCGAGGTTCCTGAATATGCACGAAAAAGCTGGTGTAGACCCCAAGAATATGCAGGTTGCGCTGGTACTTCATGGGAAGGCAGTTTTTGAAGTTTTAAAAGATGAATATTATAAAGAAAAACACGCAGAGACAGATAAGAATCCTAACTTACCACTCATCGAAATTTTAAACCAACATGGAGTTCAGGTCATCGTTTGTGGGCAGAGTGCTGCTCATCACGGTGTCACCAAACTAAAAGCAGATGACAATGTGAAATTTGCATTATCTGCCATGACCGCGCTTGTTCAACTACAAAATGATAATTACCGACTTATTAATTTTTAA
- the holA gene encoding DNA polymerase III subunit delta produces MDEARQIVTSIQKGDIKPIYFLMGEEPYYIDKISDFISENILSEEERGFNQMTIYGRDTSIDEIVSNAKRYPMMAERQVVIVKEAQDLSRTIEKLVDYAENPQPTTVLVLCYKYKKLDKRKKLHKVIAKNGVIFEGKPLYENQVGDWIIKTMKGRGYTISPKAAQMLVEFLGRDLGKIDNELVKLQLICEEGTTISPETIEENIGISKDFNNFELRKAIGERDTLKAHRIVNYFAQNPKDNPIVMTISLLFSYFSQVLQYHGLPDKSKASVAKHLKVNPYFVSDYSIAAKNYPMRKVSQVIGLLQVADVKSKGVGAHNLSQGDLLKELLVKIMN; encoded by the coding sequence ATGGACGAAGCAAGACAAATTGTTACCAGTATTCAGAAAGGCGATATCAAACCTATTTATTTCCTAATGGGGGAAGAACCTTATTATATAGATAAGATCTCCGATTTTATTTCTGAAAATATTTTAAGTGAAGAGGAACGTGGTTTTAACCAGATGACGATCTACGGCCGCGATACGAGTATAGATGAAATAGTGAGTAATGCCAAGCGTTATCCCATGATGGCCGAAAGACAGGTGGTGATCGTAAAAGAAGCTCAGGACCTGTCCAGAACTATTGAGAAATTAGTGGATTACGCAGAAAACCCGCAGCCTACAACGGTTCTTGTGCTTTGTTATAAATATAAAAAGCTTGATAAACGGAAAAAGCTCCATAAGGTAATAGCCAAAAATGGGGTCATCTTTGAAGGGAAGCCTTTATATGAGAATCAGGTAGGGGACTGGATCATTAAAACCATGAAAGGCCGTGGTTATACAATTTCTCCAAAGGCCGCGCAGATGCTGGTTGAATTTTTAGGTAGAGATCTTGGAAAGATAGATAATGAATTGGTGAAACTTCAGCTTATCTGTGAAGAAGGAACTACCATAAGTCCGGAGACCATAGAGGAGAATATTGGGATTAGTAAAGACTTCAATAATTTTGAATTGAGGAAAGCGATTGGGGAAAGGGATACTTTAAAGGCCCATCGCATCGTTAATTACTTTGCACAGAACCCCAAAGACAATCCTATTGTGATGACTATTTCTTTGCTTTTCTCCTATTTCTCTCAGGTTCTCCAATATCATGGTCTGCCGGATAAATCCAAGGCCAGTGTGGCTAAGCATCTAAAAGTTAATCCATATTTTGTAAGCGATTACAGCATTGCTGCTAAAAATTATCCAATGAGAAAAGTGAGTCAGGTGATTGGTTTACTTCAGGTTGCAGATGTTAAGAGTAAAGGTGTTGGGGCTCATAATTTATCTCAGGGCGATTTGTTAAAAGAACTTCTAGTGAAAATAATGAATTAA
- a CDS encoding o-succinylbenzoate synthase yields MQASYKKYILNFKRPSGTSRGVLTEKETWFIKITDGDQFGIGECGILRSLSYDDRPDFKEKLKWACDNIHLGMERLWDELKEFPSIQFGIEMAFKSLYAEDPFVLFPSDFTRGIKSIPINGLIWMGDKDFMKQQISDKIEAGFNCIKLKIGAIDFETEIALLKSIRENFSAKQIELRVDANGAFSPSDALQKLERLSKFDLHSIEQPIKQGQISEMAELCQKTPLPIALDEELIGVTSKKDKEDLIRAIKPQYAIFKPSLIGGYKGTREWLEICENNSADWWITSALESNIGLNAIAQWTFTLGSSLPQGLGTGGLYTNNFESPLFVENGNINYNPAVEWEIKY; encoded by the coding sequence ATGCAGGCTTCTTATAAGAAATACATTTTAAATTTTAAACGCCCCAGTGGAACTTCACGGGGCGTTCTCACTGAAAAGGAGACTTGGTTTATCAAAATAACCGATGGAGATCAATTCGGAATTGGTGAATGCGGGATACTTAGAAGTCTAAGTTATGATGACCGGCCGGATTTTAAAGAAAAACTGAAATGGGCATGTGATAATATCCATCTAGGAATGGAAAGGCTCTGGGACGAATTAAAGGAATTTCCAAGTATTCAGTTTGGGATAGAAATGGCCTTTAAAAGTCTTTATGCTGAAGATCCCTTTGTATTATTTCCTTCAGATTTCACTAGAGGGATTAAATCTATACCGATCAATGGATTGATCTGGATGGGAGATAAAGACTTTATGAAACAACAGATCTCAGATAAGATCGAAGCCGGGTTTAATTGCATAAAATTAAAAATAGGGGCGATAGATTTTGAAACTGAAATAGCTCTTTTAAAATCCATCAGGGAAAATTTTTCTGCCAAACAAATTGAATTAAGGGTGGACGCCAACGGCGCTTTTTCTCCTTCCGATGCGCTTCAGAAATTAGAACGGCTATCAAAGTTTGATCTTCACAGTATAGAGCAGCCAATTAAACAGGGACAAATTTCAGAGATGGCAGAACTTTGTCAAAAAACCCCACTTCCTATCGCTTTGGATGAGGAACTTATTGGTGTAACCAGCAAGAAGGACAAAGAGGATCTTATTAGGGCCATAAAGCCTCAATATGCCATCTTTAAGCCAAGCCTTATTGGCGGCTATAAAGGAACCCGAGAGTGGCTTGAGATCTGTGAAAATAATTCTGCAGATTGGTGGATCACCAGTGCTCTGGAAAGTAATATAGGTCTTAACGCAATCGCTCAATGGACCTTTACTCTGGGTTCAAGTCTTCCTCAGGGTTTGGGAACCGGAGGATTGTATACAAATAATTTTGAGAGTCCGCTTTTCGTTGAAAACGGTAACATAAACTATAATCCTGCGGTAGAGTGGGAAATTAAATATTAA
- a CDS encoding OmpA/MotB family protein, translated as MRKIMLLSATAAILLSSCVSQKKYNELEAKQRDTQDQLNTATVKLNSCLEEKGRMNEQIARLNNTNAALLNNVGDLATLSKKEAENLERSLESIKEKDLAIRSMQQAMNKKDSVTLALVTSLKGALGNMSDEDIEINVEKGVVYVSISDKLLFDSGRYNITPRAKEVLGKVATVVKNKPNIEFMVEGHTDNKPIKTSMFEDNWDLSVKRATSVVRVLQEDFGVEPARMTAAGRSYYIPVATNETAEGRAKNRRTRIVVLPKLDQFYSMIEEGMEKATKE; from the coding sequence ATGAGAAAAATCATGCTTTTGTCGGCAACTGCTGCCATTTTGCTATCTTCATGTGTTTCACAGAAAAAATACAATGAACTGGAAGCCAAGCAAAGAGACACCCAAGACCAGCTGAATACGGCTACAGTCAAACTGAATTCATGTTTAGAGGAAAAGGGCAGAATGAACGAACAAATTGCCAGACTAAATAATACCAATGCAGCTTTATTGAATAACGTAGGTGACCTAGCCACTCTTTCTAAGAAAGAAGCTGAAAACCTTGAGCGTTCTTTAGAAAGCATCAAAGAAAAAGATCTTGCGATCCGTTCTATGCAGCAAGCAATGAACAAGAAAGATTCTGTAACTCTTGCACTTGTAACAAGTCTTAAAGGAGCTCTTGGAAACATGAGTGACGAAGACATCGAGATCAACGTTGAAAAAGGAGTTGTTTATGTTTCTATTTCAGATAAATTACTTTTTGACAGTGGTAGATATAACATCACACCACGTGCAAAAGAAGTACTTGGAAAAGTAGCAACTGTTGTAAAAAACAAACCGAACATCGAGTTTATGGTTGAAGGTCACACAGACAACAAGCCTATCAAGACTTCAATGTTCGAGGATAACTGGGATCTTAGTGTGAAGCGTGCTACATCTGTAGTAAGAGTTCTTCAGGAAGACTTCGGTGTTGAGCCAGCTCGTATGACTGCTGCTGGTAGAAGTTATTACATTCCAGTTGCAACTAACGAAACTGCAGAAGGACGTGCTAAGAACAGAAGAACAAGAATCGTTGTTCTTCCAAAACTTGACCAGTTCTACAGCATGATCGAAGAAGGAATGGAAAAAGCAACTAAGGAATAA